From Panicum hallii strain FIL2 chromosome 2, PHallii_v3.1, whole genome shotgun sequence, a single genomic window includes:
- the LOC112883004 gene encoding putative deoxyribonuclease TATDN1: protein MTSTAVKLIDIAVNFTDGMFKGIYHGKKCHAADIPAVLARAWAAGVDRIIVTGGSLKESREALEIAETDGRLFCTVGVHPTRCGEFEESGDPEGHFQALLALAKEGIEKGKVVAVGECGLDYDRLHFCPADVQKKYFEKQFELAEAVKLPMFLHMRAAGEDFCEIMSRNLYRFPGGVTHSFTDSAEDRDRLLSFEKIFIGVNGCSLKTNENLEVLRGIPVERLMIETDSPYCDIRNTHAGSQYVKSVWPSKKKEKYEQDSIVKGRNEPCLVRQVLEVVAGCKGITDIEGLSKTLYHNTCRLFFPQDLDASAEAQLESGTTVQDS, encoded by the exons ATGACGTCCACCGCCGTCAAGCTCATCG ACATCGCAGTCAACTTCACCG ATGGCATGTTCAAGGGCATCTACCACGGCAAGAAGTGCCACGCCGCTGATATCCCGGCCGTACTTGCGCGCGCGTGGGCCGCCGGCGTCGACCGCATCATT GTCACCGGAGGGTCTCTGAAGGAGTCCAGGGAGGCACTGGAGATCGCCGAGACCGACG GGAGGCTGTTCTGCACGGTCGGCGTGCACCCAACGAGATGTGGG GAGTTTGAGGAGAGTGGAGACCCGGAGGGGCATTTTCAGGCACTGCTGGCTCTAGCCAAGGAGGGCATAGAGAAAGGCAAG GTTGTAGCTGTTGGTGAATGTGGTTTGGATTATGATAGGCTTCACTTCTGTCCGGCAGATGTACAAAAGAA GTACTTCGAGAAACAGTTCGAGTTGGCTGAAGCAGTAAAACTACCAATGTTTCTTCACATGCGAGCTGCTGGTGAAGACTTCTGTGAAATCATGTCAAGAAATTTGTACAG ATTCCCTGGTGGGGTTACACACTCCTTCACTGACTCAGCAGAAGATCGTGACAGGCTCCTTTCTTTTGAGAAGATATTTATAG GTGTTAATGGCTGCTCTCTGAAAACTAATGAAAATCTTGAAGTTCTTCGGGGCATTCCTGTTGAGAGGTTGATGATAGAGACAGATTCTCCATATTGCGACATAAGAAATACTCATGCTGGAAGCCAGTATGTAAAATCGGTCTGGCCAtccaagaagaaagaaaagtATGAGCAAGATTCAATTGTAAAAGGCCGTAATGAGCCTTGTTTAGTCAG GCAAGTTCTTGAAGTGGTGGCTGGATGCAAAGGAATCACAGACATAGAAGGCTTAAGTAAAACTCTGTACCACAACACTTGCAG